Proteins from one Blattabacterium sp. (Blattella germanica) str. Bge genomic window:
- the fabG gene encoding 3-oxoacyl-[acyl-carrier-protein] reductase, translated as MKLLNGKIAIVTGGSGDIGKSIVKTFVQHGAHVIFTFFSSIKEAQKLVLELKNSVETYQIDLSDLNSSEDLVEKVIKKYGNIDILVNNAGVIKDNFLLKTSKNDWDYVIKTNLYSVFNLTKSAIYPMMKQKKGSIINMSSVIGLTGNIGQSNYAASKAGIIGFTKSIARELGKKNIRCNAIAPGYIATKMNSHFISKIKENWIKNIPLRRPGSPQDIANCTLFLASDLSNYITGSVLNVNGGLI; from the coding sequence ATGAAATTATTAAATGGAAAAATAGCTATAGTTACAGGAGGTTCAGGAGATATAGGAAAATCTATAGTAAAAACTTTTGTACAACATGGAGCTCATGTTATTTTTACATTTTTTTCCTCAATCAAGGAAGCTCAAAAATTGGTTTTAGAACTTAAAAATTCGGTAGAAACATATCAAATTGATCTTTCAGATTTGAATTCTTCAGAAGATTTAGTAGAAAAAGTTATAAAAAAATACGGAAACATAGATATATTAGTAAATAACGCTGGTGTTATAAAAGATAATTTTTTATTGAAAACATCTAAAAATGATTGGGATTACGTGATCAAAACTAATCTTTATTCTGTTTTCAATTTGACTAAGTCTGCCATTTATCCTATGATGAAACAAAAAAAAGGAAGTATTATTAATATGAGTTCTGTTATAGGATTAACAGGAAATATTGGGCAATCTAATTATGCAGCATCTAAAGCAGGAATTATTGGATTCACTAAATCAATAGCTAGAGAGTTAGGAAAAAAAAATATTCGTTGCAATGCTATAGCTCCTGGTTATATTGCTACAAAAATGAATTCTCATTTTATATCTAAAATCAAAGAAAACTGGATAAAAAACATTCCATTAAGAAGACCAGGTAGTCCTCAAGACATAGCTAATTGCACCTTATTTCTTGCTTCAGATTTATCTAATTATATTACCGGTTCTGTATTAAATGTAAATGGAGGATTAATTTAA
- the menD gene encoding 2-succinyl-5-enolpyruvyl-6-hydroxy-3-cyclohexene-1-carboxylic-acid synthase, giving the protein MYSNKKIVQSLGEILKKNTIFHIIISPGSRNAPIIIHFAQYKNFKTYSIVDERCAGFFALGIAQQIRKPVVLSCTSGSAVVNYYPAVTEAFYQNIPLILVTADRPKEMIGIFEGQSIHQENIFQKHVETSVQLTENESKLGIWYNEKLINESINKCILKNKPIHINIPFSEPLYQTTNQLQVKPKIIKTLPIKNYCIQKTFKYYKKEQYLWKKYKKKMILLGLHYPEKNMEKILRKLSLDPSVIILTETTSHVYGKLFFSNIDQLIFNMTVKEWINLKPHILLTIGVNIISKKIKFFLRKYPPIYHWHIGENYKNYPDTYYKLTTYWSMTLESFFKIFHNSNLSVSDYRYKWEKLRKKRIKKHKLFLKKKKFFRFKSSFFVFKAIPNNSILQLGNSMIIRYYELFHKKNSTVQSYCNRGTSGIDGCVSTAIGSAVSSKKGVTLIIGDISFFYDSNALWNNYIPNNFRIILINNGGGNIFRFISKIKFPKKIFNFFETKHILSADKICEMYNWKYEKVSNQHTLKNSLSFFWKKSDRPSLLEIDTHKYKNAEILKKYLSYLS; this is encoded by the coding sequence ATGTATTCAAATAAAAAAATTGTACAAAGTTTAGGTGAAATTTTAAAAAAAAATACCATATTTCATATTATTATATCTCCAGGATCTAGAAATGCTCCTATCATTATCCATTTTGCACAATATAAAAATTTTAAAACTTACAGTATTGTAGATGAACGTTGTGCTGGTTTTTTTGCATTAGGAATCGCACAACAAATCAGAAAACCCGTAGTCCTTAGTTGTACTTCTGGATCTGCAGTAGTCAACTATTATCCTGCAGTAACAGAAGCTTTTTATCAAAATATACCACTGATTTTGGTAACTGCAGATCGTCCTAAAGAAATGATAGGGATTTTTGAGGGGCAATCAATTCATCAGGAAAACATTTTTCAAAAACATGTAGAAACATCTGTTCAATTAACAGAAAATGAATCTAAATTAGGGATATGGTACAATGAAAAATTGATTAATGAATCTATAAACAAATGCATTTTAAAAAATAAACCTATACATATTAATATTCCTTTTTCAGAACCTCTCTATCAAACAACAAATCAATTACAAGTCAAACCTAAAATCATAAAAACTCTACCTATAAAAAATTATTGTATTCAAAAAACATTTAAATATTATAAAAAAGAACAATATCTGTGGAAAAAATATAAAAAAAAAATGATTTTATTAGGATTGCATTATCCAGAAAAAAACATGGAAAAGATTTTGAGAAAATTAAGTTTAGATCCATCTGTTATTATTTTGACAGAAACAACATCTCATGTATACGGAAAATTATTTTTTTCAAACATAGATCAACTTATTTTTAATATGACTGTTAAAGAGTGGATAAATTTGAAACCTCATATTCTATTAACTATTGGAGTTAATATTATATCCAAAAAAATTAAATTTTTTTTGAGAAAATATCCTCCAATTTATCATTGGCATATAGGAGAAAATTATAAAAATTATCCAGATACTTATTATAAATTAACGACTTATTGGTCTATGACTTTGGAATCCTTTTTTAAAATTTTTCATAATTCCAATCTATCTGTTTCGGATTACAGATATAAGTGGGAAAAATTAAGAAAAAAAAGAATCAAAAAACATAAATTATTTTTAAAAAAGAAAAAGTTTTTCAGATTTAAAAGTTCTTTTTTTGTATTCAAAGCTATTCCTAATAATTCCATTCTCCAATTAGGAAATAGTATGATAATAAGATATTATGAACTTTTTCATAAAAAAAATAGTACTGTTCAATCTTATTGTAATCGTGGAACCTCAGGAATAGACGGATGTGTTTCAACTGCTATAGGTTCTGCAGTCAGTAGCAAAAAAGGAGTCACATTAATCATTGGAGACATAAGTTTTTTTTATGACAGTAATGCTTTATGGAACAATTATATTCCAAATAATTTTCGTATAATACTTATTAATAATGGAGGAGGAAACATTTTCAGATTCATATCAAAAATCAAATTTCCTAAAAAAATTTTCAATTTTTTCGAAACAAAACATATTCTTTCTGCAGATAAAATATGTGAAATGTACAATTGGAAATACGAAAAGGTTTCTAATCAACACACTTTAAAAAACAGTTTATCTTTTTTTTGGAAAAAATCAGATAGGCCTAGTCTTCTAGAAATAGATACTCATAAGTATAAAAATGCAGAAATTTTAAAAAAATACTTATCTTATCTATCCTGA
- the secA gene encoding preprotein translocase subunit SecA, whose protein sequence is MSFIRKILNKLLVNKNERDLKEVRKFLVRIKEEEKKISLLSDDGLRNKTHDLKKIIKDSTKKFDKEEEKFLKKIQEKFCSISVLQKIYSIIEDIREKRYQIEQKELIHLLPQAFALIKETARRLKENKKLVVNSTFFDKELSQTKSYVLLNENKAIWRNKWDAYGKSIVWDMVHYDVQLMGGVVLHQGKIAEMATGEGKTFVATLSAYLNALSGRGVHIVTVNNYLSRRDTGWMAPLMEFHGLKVDCIDNYSSSDVQKRKKAYQADITYGTNNEFCFDYLRDNMASSKEELVQRELNYAIIDEIDSVLIDEARTPLIISGPVDPKKDNKKEFELFKGKVENLVNKQNTVVNNFLQEAKNLIKNGDKKLGGLKLFQAHRGLPKKKSLIKFLSEDNIRFILQKTESLYLQDYGREMYKVDKDLYFVIDEKNNTVELTDKGIEFLSRNVEDVGFFVLPDVNVELADLESNKLSKEKEIKEKEKLLVKIFTIKSQRIHTINQLLKAFTLFERDVDYVVLEGKVKIVDEQTGRIMEGRRYSDGLHQAIEAKENVKIESSSQTFATITLQNYFRMYRKISGMTGTAETESGEFWHIYKLDVVVIPTHQIVQRKDLQDLVFKTKREKYNAIIEKIIHLSIHEKRPVLVGTTSVEVSEFLSRALKFRKIPHNVLNAKLHDKEADIIAKAGLVGSVTIATNMAGRGTDIKLSKEVIKNGGLSVLGTERHDSRRVDNQLRGRSGRQGDPGSSQFYVSLEDDLIRLFIDSERLSRLMDRFGHKEGDIIQHPLLTKSIEKAQKKIEDNNFSMRKRLLDYDDVINKQREFIYKKRKNALCESELSLDISNMVYILLDVMISVNKSLNDFKNLEYEFIQIFDMKFPFQEKEFFSYKERVCVNKLHDIIINFYDKKKENMIHKDIMPIISNIIVNNKEFYQIQVIFTDGIQNIVSTSDLKEFYKTEGRSLLSIFEKKTILCFMDDKWKEHLREMDSLRYSVQNAVFEQKDPLIVYKQNAFNLFQERVYDINKKIVSFLLKSTIMRGDILCIPKNNIKMDLLMRSKNRKKLGRNNRISIRHLITGETKNIKFKQAEFFLEQGEWVIEDDSF, encoded by the coding sequence ATGAGTTTTATCAGGAAAATATTAAATAAATTATTAGTTAATAAAAATGAAAGGGACCTGAAAGAGGTTAGAAAGTTTTTGGTTAGAATCAAAGAAGAGGAAAAAAAAATCTCTTTATTATCTGATGATGGTTTGAGAAATAAAACTCATGATTTAAAAAAAATTATAAAAGATTCTACAAAAAAATTTGATAAAGAGGAAGAAAAGTTTTTAAAAAAAATACAAGAAAAATTTTGTTCTATTAGTGTGTTGCAAAAAATATACTCTATTATAGAAGATATTAGGGAAAAACGTTATCAAATAGAACAAAAAGAATTGATCCATCTTTTACCTCAAGCTTTTGCTTTGATTAAAGAAACGGCTAGACGTTTGAAAGAAAATAAAAAACTTGTAGTAAATTCTACTTTTTTTGATAAAGAATTATCTCAAACAAAATCTTATGTCCTTTTGAATGAAAATAAAGCCATTTGGAGAAATAAATGGGATGCATATGGGAAATCAATAGTTTGGGATATGGTTCATTATGATGTTCAATTAATGGGTGGAGTGGTGTTACATCAAGGAAAAATAGCAGAAATGGCAACAGGAGAGGGAAAAACTTTTGTTGCTACTTTATCTGCTTATTTAAATGCTTTATCCGGTAGAGGCGTACATATTGTTACAGTTAATAATTATTTGTCAAGAAGAGATACTGGATGGATGGCCCCTTTAATGGAATTTCATGGATTAAAGGTTGATTGCATTGATAATTATTCATCTTCTGATGTACAAAAACGTAAAAAGGCATATCAGGCGGATATTACTTATGGAACAAATAACGAATTTTGTTTTGATTATTTGAGAGATAATATGGCTTCTTCTAAAGAAGAATTAGTTCAAAGAGAATTAAACTATGCTATTATCGATGAAATCGATTCTGTATTGATCGATGAAGCACGTACTCCTTTAATTATATCCGGGCCTGTAGATCCTAAAAAAGATAATAAAAAAGAATTTGAATTATTTAAAGGGAAAGTAGAAAATCTTGTGAATAAACAAAATACCGTTGTTAATAATTTTTTGCAAGAAGCAAAAAATTTGATCAAAAATGGAGATAAAAAATTAGGTGGATTGAAATTATTCCAGGCCCATCGTGGGTTACCAAAGAAAAAGTCCTTAATCAAATTTCTGAGTGAAGATAATATTCGTTTTATTTTACAAAAAACTGAAAGTCTGTATTTACAAGATTATGGTAGGGAGATGTATAAAGTGGATAAAGATCTTTATTTTGTGATTGATGAAAAAAATAATACAGTAGAATTGACAGATAAAGGGATTGAATTTTTATCTAGAAATGTAGAAGATGTAGGATTTTTTGTATTACCAGATGTAAATGTAGAACTTGCTGATTTAGAGAGCAATAAATTATCTAAAGAAAAAGAAATAAAGGAAAAAGAAAAACTTTTAGTAAAAATTTTTACTATCAAATCACAAAGGATACATACTATTAATCAGCTTCTGAAAGCTTTTACTTTATTTGAAAGAGATGTGGATTATGTTGTTTTAGAAGGAAAAGTCAAAATAGTAGATGAACAAACTGGTCGGATTATGGAAGGTAGACGTTATTCTGATGGTTTACATCAAGCCATAGAAGCAAAAGAAAATGTAAAAATAGAATCTTCTAGTCAAACTTTTGCTACAATAACTTTACAAAATTACTTTAGAATGTATAGAAAGATATCTGGTATGACGGGAACAGCAGAAACAGAATCCGGAGAATTTTGGCATATTTATAAATTGGATGTAGTAGTGATCCCTACACATCAAATTGTACAAAGAAAAGATTTGCAGGATCTTGTTTTCAAAACAAAACGAGAAAAATATAATGCCATTATAGAAAAAATTATTCATTTATCTATACATGAAAAACGCCCAGTTCTTGTTGGGACTACCTCTGTTGAGGTTTCAGAATTTTTAAGTAGAGCATTAAAATTTAGAAAAATACCGCATAATGTTTTAAATGCAAAATTACATGATAAAGAAGCGGATATAATAGCAAAAGCAGGATTAGTTGGATCTGTAACGATAGCGACTAATATGGCAGGTCGTGGAACAGATATTAAACTATCTAAGGAGGTCATAAAAAATGGGGGATTATCCGTTTTAGGAACAGAAAGACATGATTCTAGAAGAGTGGATAATCAGTTAAGAGGTCGATCTGGACGTCAGGGGGATCCAGGAAGTTCTCAATTTTATGTATCATTAGAGGATGATTTAATTCGTTTGTTTATTGATTCAGAGAGACTTTCAAGACTTATGGACAGATTTGGTCATAAAGAAGGGGATATTATCCAACATCCTTTGTTAACAAAATCTATTGAAAAAGCACAAAAAAAAATAGAAGACAATAATTTTAGCATGCGAAAACGTTTGTTGGACTATGATGATGTTATAAATAAACAGAGAGAATTTATTTACAAAAAGCGTAAAAATGCATTATGTGAGAGCGAATTGAGTTTAGATATTTCTAATATGGTTTATATCTTATTAGATGTAATGATCTCAGTTAATAAATCTTTAAATGATTTTAAAAATTTAGAATATGAATTTATTCAAATTTTTGATATGAAATTTCCATTTCAGGAAAAAGAGTTCTTCTCTTATAAAGAACGTGTTTGTGTAAACAAACTTCATGATATTATCATAAATTTTTATGATAAAAAAAAGGAAAATATGATTCATAAAGATATAATGCCAATTATATCTAATATTATTGTGAATAATAAGGAATTTTATCAAATACAAGTTATTTTTACTGATGGAATACAAAATATAGTTTCTACATCAGATTTGAAGGAATTTTATAAAACCGAAGGTCGATCTTTGTTATCAATATTTGAAAAAAAGACTATATTATGTTTCATGGACGATAAATGGAAGGAACATTTGCGTGAAATGGACAGTTTGCGATATTCTGTGCAAAATGCAGTCTTTGAACAAAAAGATCCTCTAATCGTTTATAAACAAAATGCTTTTAATTTATTTCAAGAAAGAGTTTATGATATTAACAAAAAAATTGTTTCTTTTTTACTTAAATCTACCATAATGAGAGGTGATATTTTATGTATTCCAAAAAATAATATAAAAATGGATCTTTTAATGAGAAGTAAAAATAGAAAAAAATTGGGAAGAAATAATAGAATTAGTATTCGTCATTTAATTACAGGGGAAACAAAAAATATTAAATTTAAACAAGCAGAATTTTTTTTAGAACAGGGAGAGTGGGTAATAGAGGATGATTCTTTTTAG
- a CDS encoding ElyC/SanA/YdcF family protein → MYQSKIKRIFFVIISFIFSCYIGISLWSIRKNYDYIDYIPYNTFGVVLGTSKYLHGGGVNAYFKYRIDAACSLFHHKKIRYIIVSGDNREKNYNEPKMMKKELIKKGIPSHFIYEDLYGINTLHSVLRVYKIFNQKKFTIISQKFHNERAIFIGNCLGLDVIGFNAKNLTFDSKIQLREVFARVKALWDIFLIFKKSG, encoded by the coding sequence TTGTATCAATCAAAAATAAAACGCATATTTTTCGTTATAATTTCATTTATTTTTTCTTGTTATATTGGAATCAGTTTATGGTCAATAAGAAAGAATTATGATTATATAGATTATATTCCATATAACACATTTGGTGTCGTTTTAGGCACTTCTAAATATTTACATGGAGGTGGTGTAAATGCTTATTTTAAGTATAGAATTGATGCAGCTTGTTCTCTTTTTCATCATAAAAAAATACGTTACATCATTGTAAGTGGAGATAATAGAGAAAAAAATTATAATGAACCAAAAATGATGAAAAAGGAATTAATAAAAAAAGGAATTCCTTCTCATTTTATATATGAAGATCTCTATGGAATTAATACTTTACATTCTGTTTTAAGGGTTTATAAAATTTTTAATCAAAAAAAATTTACAATTATATCTCAAAAATTTCACAATGAAAGAGCTATTTTTATTGGAAATTGTTTAGGATTAGATGTTATTGGTTTCAATGCTAAAAACCTTACTTTTGATAGTAAAATACAACTTAGAGAAGTTTTCGCTAGAGTTAAAGCTTTGTGGGATATTTTTTTGATATTTAAAAAATCAGGATAG